The Lysinibacillus pakistanensis genome includes a window with the following:
- a CDS encoding response regulator transcription factor gives MATILIVEDEIPINELIKRNLQSVGHRCISAFDGMEAMDEFAQQEIDLVLLDIMLPEIDGFEVFQQIQGTPTIFLTARSSLSDKVKGLTLGADDYLVKPFEMLELLARVEALLRRTNKEKRNFELDGVEIDFKSRQVFLHKNLVECTPREFDLLEVLVNNRNIALSRDKLLELAWGYDYMGDTRTVDVHIQKLRKKLKLESRIKTVYKMGYRLEV, from the coding sequence GTGGCAACTATTTTAATTGTTGAAGATGAAATTCCAATCAATGAGCTAATCAAAAGAAATCTTCAATCAGTTGGACATAGATGTATTTCTGCTTTTGATGGAATGGAGGCGATGGATGAGTTTGCACAGCAAGAAATAGATCTTGTATTGTTGGATATTATGCTTCCAGAGATTGATGGATTTGAAGTATTTCAACAGATTCAGGGAACGCCTACTATTTTTTTGACAGCTCGAAGTAGTTTGTCAGATAAGGTAAAGGGGCTGACTCTCGGAGCAGACGATTATCTTGTGAAGCCATTTGAGATGCTGGAGCTGTTGGCGCGAGTCGAAGCATTATTAAGACGCACGAACAAAGAAAAAAGAAATTTTGAATTAGATGGTGTGGAAATCGATTTTAAAAGCAGACAAGTATTCCTTCATAAAAATCTAGTTGAATGTACGCCGAGGGAGTTCGATTTGCTGGAGGTATTGGTAAATAATCGTAATATTGCATTATCACGAGACAAGTTGCTTGAGCTTGCTTGGGGCTATGATTATATGGGAGATACAAGAACAGTAGATGTTCATATTCAAAAGCTAAGAAAGAAACTAAAACTAGAATCTAGAATTAAAACTGTCTATAAAATGGGATACCGTTTGGAAGTGTAA
- a CDS encoding N-acetylmuramoyl-L-alanine amidase, producing the protein MYLKKISLILCVLFISASMFTIHSAQASGGFVDVPKDHEAYEEINYLVSLGVIKGYTENGKTYYKPYNSVTRGQVAKMAVVASGNKPLVVSKSNFSDVTVGTELSGYVERAVQLGFFRTNTKGQFLPNKPLTRDEMSYVLTKAFKLDTSEYENIDSPFVDVGITHAYVQYVNTIYYNGITKGSGQNYNPNSSVTRAQFALFVARAKSEKYRLEPPVKGVAVPDTSQVIGLIASTTDGLNIRKSKDSSSSTNIVGTVNKGGKLSVYAVEGDWLKITYKGAFAYVYKTYAQFLDADGNALGNVQKQVTTTQGINLYVKPSSSSKIISSVKSDVKLPVYKTTGGYYLTVVNGLPGYIVANSTVDVEVEQPTTPDPDPTPPIVTGDLLGRVTVDNLNIRKEANSTSTVLGKLTKGEYVQVNSINGYWAQVTYEGQKGYVHKSYLKLLNQNGNALKNRIIILDPGHGGKDPGTVVGSNSEKAITLKVSTLVKQKLEAAGAKVLMTRTSDTYPSLQDRVDFTNENYGEIFVSIHVNSAANTSAQGTETYYAITTGDMHQEDIDLASFVNNQIVNNLKMKNRGVKEEQYYVIRNTIIPAILVELGFLTNSEDRGKMTDDQYVELFADSIYKGISQYYAKQ; encoded by the coding sequence TTGTACCTCAAAAAGATCAGTCTTATATTATGCGTCTTATTCATTTCAGCTTCTATGTTTACTATACATAGCGCACAAGCAAGTGGCGGTTTTGTAGATGTTCCGAAAGATCACGAAGCTTATGAAGAGATCAATTATTTAGTTAGTTTAGGAGTTATTAAAGGATATACGGAAAATGGCAAAACGTATTACAAACCTTATAACTCAGTAACACGTGGACAAGTTGCCAAAATGGCTGTTGTTGCTTCAGGTAATAAGCCATTAGTTGTCAGTAAATCAAACTTTTCTGATGTAACAGTTGGAACAGAGCTTTCTGGCTATGTAGAACGTGCTGTACAACTTGGTTTCTTTAGAACCAATACAAAGGGACAATTCTTACCAAACAAGCCTTTAACTCGTGATGAAATGAGTTATGTCCTAACGAAAGCGTTTAAGCTGGATACAAGTGAATATGAAAATATTGATTCTCCATTTGTGGATGTAGGGATTACACATGCCTACGTTCAATATGTGAATACAATTTACTATAATGGTATTACAAAGGGGAGCGGTCAAAATTATAACCCAAATAGTTCAGTGACACGTGCACAGTTTGCGTTATTTGTCGCACGCGCAAAAAGTGAAAAATATCGCTTAGAACCCCCTGTAAAAGGTGTAGCAGTTCCTGATACATCACAAGTTATCGGATTGATTGCTAGTACAACTGATGGTTTAAATATTCGTAAATCAAAGGATTCCTCATCTTCTACTAATATTGTAGGCACAGTGAATAAAGGAGGTAAACTATCCGTCTATGCAGTAGAGGGAGACTGGTTAAAGATTACCTATAAAGGCGCCTTTGCCTATGTTTATAAAACGTACGCACAATTTTTAGATGCTGATGGAAATGCACTAGGGAATGTCCAAAAACAGGTCACAACAACACAAGGTATCAATCTTTATGTTAAGCCATCATCTTCCTCAAAAATCATTTCCTCAGTGAAGAGTGATGTGAAATTACCAGTTTATAAGACTACAGGTGGCTATTATTTAACTGTAGTAAACGGTTTACCAGGTTATATTGTTGCTAATAGCACAGTCGATGTTGAAGTTGAGCAGCCTACTACGCCAGATCCAGACCCAACTCCTCCAATAGTGACAGGCGATTTACTTGGTCGTGTGACAGTAGATAATTTAAACATCCGCAAAGAAGCGAATTCTACTTCTACAGTGCTAGGCAAACTTACTAAAGGTGAGTATGTCCAAGTGAACAGCATTAATGGTTATTGGGCACAGGTTACGTATGAAGGTCAAAAAGGGTATGTCCATAAATCATACTTAAAGCTTTTAAATCAAAATGGCAATGCATTAAAAAATCGTATTATCATTCTTGATCCAGGTCATGGTGGTAAGGACCCAGGAACTGTAGTAGGTTCTAACTCTGAGAAAGCTATTACATTAAAAGTCAGCACACTTGTGAAGCAAAAGCTTGAAGCGGCAGGTGCAAAAGTATTGATGACTCGTACAAGTGACACATATCCATCTCTACAAGACCGAGTAGATTTTACAAATGAAAACTATGGTGAAATCTTTGTAAGTATCCATGTAAACTCAGCAGCGAATACTTCTGCACAAGGCACTGAAACATATTATGCTATTACAACAGGTGATATGCATCAGGAAGATATTGATCTAGCATCATTTGTTAATAATCAAATTGTTAATAACTTAAAAATGAAAAATCGTGGTGTTAAAGAAGAACAATACTACGTTATTCGCAATACGATTATACCAGCTATTCTCGTTGAACTAGGCTTCCTAACAAATAGTGAAGATCGCGGGAAAATGACAGATGATCAATATGTCGAGCTATTTGCTGACTCAATCTACAAAGGAATTTCCCAATATTACGCAAAACAATAA
- a CDS encoding sensor histidine kinase, with product MKIKTFLFTLMLFLLFFYSGIILISAMTLISNLESSKDRSLREHYFIASSYAKDLNALENRGLSIDNGVESLYHSYFNFYSKQKVILTISKENKQLYADLIEELYELPEIPKNIQTSERLVSIEKLADKEYIRVVGTLPAPYNSYTLAYYYNVSDVISSWNKMTVTLFLIGMLICGFLAVSLLFVLNRVFKPLQLISSTSKSIANGQYGKRIEVNGDDELAEMAQSFNHMAEEIQSQMQQLAIAAEQKQQFVDNLAHELRTPLTSIYGYAEYIQKIVRTEEDRIFATNYIMSECRRLQNIANRLLEMATLRTSVSERKKVEMSELIHDVEQSLSMKAKKKQIEISYEYYFNTLFCDADLMHILLVNLIDNALKACSSGGLITLNAYIENEHKVIVVQDNGKGMSKEHLNHITEAFYRVDSSRSRSAGGAGLGLTLCKQIAVNHEAELNFSSEIGKGTTAKLIFTS from the coding sequence ATGAAAATAAAGACTTTTTTATTCACACTTATGCTATTTCTCTTATTTTTTTACAGTGGAATTATACTCATTTCAGCAATGACGCTTATAAGCAATCTGGAAAGTTCTAAAGATCGCAGTTTAAGAGAGCATTATTTTATCGCATCGTCATATGCAAAGGATTTAAATGCATTAGAAAATAGAGGTCTTTCTATCGATAATGGAGTGGAATCTCTGTATCACTCTTATTTTAATTTTTATAGCAAACAAAAAGTGATATTGACTATTTCAAAGGAGAACAAGCAACTTTATGCAGACTTAATAGAAGAGTTATATGAACTACCTGAAATCCCTAAAAATATTCAAACAAGTGAAAGGCTTGTTTCGATTGAAAAGCTTGCAGATAAGGAGTACATCAGAGTGGTAGGCACTTTGCCAGCACCATATAATTCCTATACACTTGCCTATTATTATAATGTATCTGATGTTATTTCTTCATGGAACAAAATGACAGTTACGCTGTTTTTAATTGGGATGCTAATCTGTGGATTCCTAGCAGTTTCTTTATTATTTGTACTAAATCGTGTGTTTAAGCCATTGCAGCTTATTTCGTCTACTTCTAAAAGTATTGCAAACGGGCAATATGGAAAACGGATTGAGGTTAACGGAGATGATGAACTCGCGGAAATGGCACAAAGTTTCAATCATATGGCTGAAGAAATACAAAGTCAGATGCAACAGCTTGCTATTGCAGCGGAACAGAAGCAACAGTTTGTAGATAACTTAGCTCACGAACTTAGGACACCCTTAACATCGATTTATGGCTATGCGGAATATATTCAGAAGATCGTTCGTACTGAAGAGGATAGAATTTTTGCAACAAATTATATAATGTCTGAATGCCGTAGACTGCAAAATATTGCTAATCGATTACTGGAGATGGCAACTCTTCGCACAAGCGTAAGTGAACGGAAAAAAGTTGAAATGAGTGAGCTAATTCATGATGTTGAGCAATCTTTATCTATGAAAGCAAAGAAAAAACAAATCGAGATTTCCTATGAGTATTATTTTAATACACTGTTTTGTGACGCAGATCTCATGCATATTCTGCTAGTTAATTTAATCGATAATGCGCTTAAAGCTTGTAGTTCAGGTGGATTGATTACACTAAATGCCTATATAGAGAATGAACATAAGGTAATTGTTGTTCAAGATAATGGAAAAGGAATGTCCAAGGAACATCTTAATCATATAACAGAGGCATTTTACCGGGTAGATTCTTCTCGAAGTCGCTCTGCTGGAGGTGCAGGATTAGGTTTAACCCTCTGCAAGCAAATTGCGGTTAATCATGAAGCAGAGCTAAACTTTTCATCGGAAATTGGTAAAGGAACAACAGCTAAATTAATTTTTACAAGTTAA
- a CDS encoding N-acetylmuramoyl-L-alanine amidase: protein MYLKRISFILCILFISMFTVHSAQASGVFVDIPKQDEAFEEINYLVNLGVIKGYTEKGKMYYKPNNNVTRGQAAKMVVVASGNKPLVVHTSSFSDVKAGSELSGYVERAVQLGFFKTNTKGQFLPNKPLTRDEMSYVLTKAFKLDTSEYENSDSPFMDVSINHPYVTYVNTIYYNGVTKGNNKKYNPDEQVTRKQFALFVARAKNEKYRLDVPVKGVAAPDTSQVIGLVAATTDGLNIRKSKDTSSAANIIGIVHKGSILAVHAVEGDWLKVSNKGSFAYIYKTYAQFLDADGNALGNVQKQVTTTQNINLYVKPTTSSKVISTVNSKVTLPVYKTVDGYYLTVVNDLPGYIVVNSTEDAVVENPSNPNPTPPSVSGDLLGRVTVDNLNIRKEANATSTVVSKLRKGEYVQVNRINGYWAQVTYKGQEGYIHKSYIKLLNQSDHPLKDRVIIIDPGHGGTDSGNTFGTIYEKDVVLKVSKLVERKLAATGANVLMTRTDDVYPTLPDRVDFTNVNYGEIFISIHANSVLNNTTANGTETFYAMTSGDKQESIDLATFVNNQIVNDLKMRNRGVKNEQFYVIRNTIIPAILVELGFLTNSEDRAKLTDDHYVELFAESIYKGIVEYYSKQ, encoded by the coding sequence TTGTATCTCAAAAGGATTAGTTTTATACTATGCATCTTATTTATTTCTATGTTTACTGTACATAGTGCACAAGCAAGTGGTGTTTTTGTAGATATTCCGAAACAAGATGAAGCATTTGAAGAGATTAATTATTTAGTGAATTTAGGTGTCATTAAAGGATATACGGAAAAAGGTAAAATGTATTATAAACCTAATAATAACGTAACGCGTGGACAAGCGGCAAAAATGGTTGTTGTAGCTTCAGGCAACAAACCGCTAGTTGTTCATACATCAAGCTTCTCAGATGTAAAAGCTGGCTCGGAGCTTTCAGGCTATGTAGAGCGTGCTGTACAGCTCGGCTTTTTTAAAACAAATACAAAAGGACAATTTTTACCGAATAAACCTTTAACTCGTGATGAAATGAGTTATGTATTAACGAAGGCGTTTAAGCTTGATACAAGTGAGTATGAAAATAGCGATTCTCCTTTTATGGACGTTAGTATTAACCATCCATACGTTACATATGTGAATACGATTTATTATAACGGAGTCACAAAGGGGAATAATAAAAAATATAATCCAGACGAACAGGTGACACGTAAACAATTTGCGCTATTTGTAGCGCGAGCGAAAAATGAAAAGTATCGCTTAGATGTACCTGTAAAAGGTGTGGCTGCTCCTGATACATCACAGGTTATTGGATTAGTTGCTGCAACAACCGATGGATTAAATATTCGTAAATCTAAAGACACTTCATCTGCTGCTAATATTATAGGTATAGTCCATAAAGGTAGTATACTAGCAGTCCATGCAGTTGAAGGAGACTGGTTAAAGGTTTCAAATAAAGGGTCCTTTGCTTATATTTATAAAACATATGCACAATTTTTAGATGCAGATGGTAATGCATTAGGAAATGTTCAAAAGCAGGTTACTACAACACAAAATATAAATCTTTATGTAAAACCAACAACTTCTTCGAAGGTAATTTCGACTGTAAATAGTAAAGTGACATTGCCAGTTTATAAGACGGTAGATGGCTACTATTTAACTGTAGTAAATGATTTACCTGGCTATATTGTGGTGAATAGTACAGAGGATGCTGTAGTAGAAAACCCTTCTAATCCAAATCCAACACCACCATCCGTTTCAGGTGACCTATTAGGCCGCGTAACAGTGGATAATTTAAATATCCGTAAAGAAGCAAACGCTACTTCTACGGTTGTAAGTAAGCTGAGAAAGGGCGAATATGTTCAAGTAAATAGGATTAATGGTTATTGGGCACAGGTTACTTATAAAGGGCAAGAAGGATATATTCATAAATCCTATATAAAGCTATTAAATCAAAGCGATCATCCCTTAAAAGATCGAGTCATCATTATTGATCCAGGACATGGTGGTACGGATTCAGGGAATACTTTTGGTACCATTTATGAAAAAGATGTTGTGTTAAAGGTTAGTAAATTGGTGGAGCGAAAATTAGCTGCAACAGGGGCCAATGTTTTAATGACACGTACTGATGATGTGTATCCTACATTACCAGACCGAGTAGATTTTACAAATGTGAACTATGGTGAAATTTTTATCAGCATCCATGCGAACTCTGTTTTAAATAATACTACTGCAAATGGCACTGAAACATTTTATGCGATGACATCAGGGGATAAGCAAGAGAGTATTGATCTTGCGACATTTGTGAACAATCAAATTGTTAATGATTTAAAGATGAGGAACCGAGGCGTCAAAAATGAACAATTCTATGTAATTCGCAACACAATTATTCCAGCTATTCTAGTTGAACTAGGCTTCCTAACAAATAGTGAAGATCGCGCTAAATTGACAGATGATCATTATGTTGAGCTATTTGCTGAATCTATCTACAAGGGTATTGTGGAATATTACTCAAAACAATGA
- a CDS encoding N-acetylmuramoyl-L-alanine amidase, which produces MYFKKISLMLCILLISTFFTIHSVSASSNFEDISSKHEAYEEINYLIKLGVIKGYTEKGKTYYKPNNKVTRGQVAKMVVIASGNKPLTVKKSSFSDVTVGTELSGYVERAIQLGYFATNTKDRFSPNKPLTRDEMSYVLSKAFKLDTSQYEKIDSPFVDVKTTHPYNQYINTIYYNGITKGSGQKYNPNDQVSRAQFALFVARAKNDKYRLDLPIKEVVVPDNSAIIGTIQVTTDGLNIRKSKDSSTIDNIVGKVNKGSKLAVYAIEGDWLKVSSNGGYAYVYKTYAQFLDMDGKTLGNAKKQVTTTQNINLYLEPTSTSNVISTINSKVKLPVYNTVSGYYLTVVNGLPGYIVADSTEDVVVEKPSIPDPKPTPDPTPTPDPTPPSVSGDILGRVTVDNLNIRKEANSTSTIVDKVKKGEYVQVNSVNGYWAQVTYKGQNGYVHKSYIKLLNQNGNPLKDRIIIIDPGHGGNDPGTVVGTIAEKNVVLKVSTLVTQKLEAAGANVLMTRTGDTYPTREGRVDFTHTNYGEIFVSIHANYADNTAAQGTETYYAKTPGDVYEEDIDLATFVNNQIVKNVNMKDRRVREMKYIVIAKTNIPAILVELGFLSNSEDRAKLTDDQYVELFAESIYKGIVEYYSKQ; this is translated from the coding sequence TTGTATTTTAAAAAAATTAGTCTTATGTTATGTATTTTATTAATATCAACCTTTTTTACCATACATAGTGTAAGTGCTAGCAGCAATTTTGAGGATATTTCTTCAAAGCATGAGGCTTATGAAGAAATTAATTATTTAATTAAATTAGGTGTTATCAAAGGGTATACAGAGAAAGGAAAAACCTATTATAAACCTAATAATAAGGTAACTCGTGGACAAGTTGCCAAAATGGTTGTAATTGCATCAGGCAATAAACCACTAACTGTAAAAAAATCGAGCTTTTCTGATGTAACTGTTGGTACGGAGCTTTCGGGTTATGTGGAACGTGCTATACAGCTAGGTTACTTCGCAACAAATACGAAGGATCGATTCTCACCAAATAAACCCCTAACTCGTGATGAAATGAGTTATGTATTATCAAAGGCATTTAAGCTTGATACAAGTCAATATGAAAAAATTGATTCTCCTTTTGTTGATGTAAAAACAACTCACCCTTACAATCAATATATTAATACTATTTATTATAATGGTATTACGAAGGGAAGCGGTCAAAAATATAATCCGAATGACCAGGTATCGCGTGCACAGTTTGCGTTATTTGTAGCGCGTGCCAAAAATGATAAGTATCGTTTAGATTTGCCGATAAAAGAAGTAGTTGTTCCTGATAATTCAGCAATTATAGGGACTATCCAAGTTACAACTGATGGCTTAAATATTCGTAAGTCAAAAGATTCTTCAACTATAGATAATATTGTTGGGAAAGTGAATAAAGGTAGTAAATTAGCAGTCTATGCAATAGAAGGGGACTGGTTAAAAGTTTCATCTAATGGTGGCTATGCTTATGTTTATAAAACATATGCTCAGTTTTTAGATATGGATGGCAAAACATTAGGAAATGCTAAAAAACAGGTTACTACGACACAAAATATAAATCTTTACCTAGAACCAACATCTACTTCAAACGTTATTTCAACTATTAATAGTAAAGTGAAATTACCTGTTTATAACACTGTAAGCGGCTACTACTTAACTGTAGTAAACGGTTTACCAGGCTATATCGTAGCAGATAGTACAGAGGATGTTGTAGTAGAAAAGCCTTCTATACCAGATCCAAAGCCAACACCCGATCCTACACCAACACCCGATCCGACCCCACCATCAGTTTCAGGTGATATATTAGGTCGAGTAACGGTGGATAATTTAAATATCCGAAAAGAGGCAAACTCTACTTCTACAATCGTAGATAAGGTGAAAAAGGGTGAATATGTTCAAGTAAATAGTGTAAATGGTTATTGGGCACAGGTAACCTATAAAGGTCAAAATGGGTATGTCCATAAATCCTATATAAAGCTATTAAATCAAAATGGTAATCCATTAAAAGATCGAATTATCATAATTGATCCAGGTCATGGTGGCAATGACCCTGGAACTGTAGTTGGTACTATTGCAGAAAAAAATGTTGTATTAAAGGTCAGCACTCTTGTTACGCAAAAGCTTGAGGCAGCAGGTGCGAATGTTCTAATGACTCGTACAGGGGATACATATCCTACAAGAGAAGGTCGAGTTGACTTTACGCATACTAATTATGGTGAGATCTTCGTAAGTATCCATGCTAATTACGCAGATAATACTGCTGCACAAGGTACTGAAACCTACTACGCTAAGACTCCAGGTGATGTGTATGAGGAAGACATTGATCTTGCGACATTTGTAAACAATCAAATTGTTAAAAATGTAAATATGAAAGATCGTAGGGTCAGAGAAATGAAATATATTGTAATTGCTAAAACGAATATTCCAGCTATTCTTGTCGAGTTAGGCTTCCTATCAAATAGTGAAGATCGCGCTAAATTGACAGATGATCAATATGTTGAGCTATTTGCTGAATCTATCTACAAGGGTATTGTGGAATATTACTCAAAACAATAA